The following coding sequences lie in one Enterococcus sp. 9E7_DIV0242 genomic window:
- the cas8a1 gene encoding type I-B CRISPR-associated protein Cas8b1/Cst1, with protein sequence MEGKVSLYLGDWQFNAGLIGLVNVLGRENVELAYDHIVFDLNQLDRFEEAYFAYFIKTYKKLLSWHKIVSYKQRLVQFESDDFEQFTETDLENLNKYIKDILKYYLKSASYKAAYSLIPSDTDVLALEKEIKTVGKMKKGETFADKKPEIIQEIKEQLPKLKEAIDFCESSQGKKYLAAKNVIYTVIKNGWNGVSFLNPQTKIPDMYVDYAATFVQPAKVYLEENEEEQTKYKYHCANCNRKIKDLKNDVSFLNATGFDVSRKAGHVWDSFNDTAVCPLCKLVYSCVSAGFTYVYNDGMFINASTNLDDLYRMNYTLKHETLNAGGENISEVSPYRALIQNLQKKDLQEQKQQLEDVTLVRYENETYRFNILPTNSLRTIELANKQLEVLIPTGFKEINTNFRIYKLVLQSLFNQENLFYLIHKLLYFKLTNVGNLYYQPFHVRNIIEINSIFLGGLNHMTEEKTKTLPGDISWRVNHLGEKFKAEYSARFNENKLITIAHQMLGALKINNRDRFMDVLLNCYSYINKPVPKTLLDVFSSDENFKTIGYSFVAGIIGKTEKTTEEEK encoded by the coding sequence GTGGAAGGGAAAGTTAGTCTGTATCTAGGCGATTGGCAATTCAACGCAGGCTTGATAGGTCTGGTCAATGTTCTGGGAAGAGAAAATGTTGAACTGGCGTATGATCATATCGTTTTCGATTTGAACCAGCTGGATAGATTTGAAGAAGCTTATTTTGCTTATTTTATAAAAACATATAAAAAGCTACTGTCTTGGCATAAGATCGTTTCGTATAAGCAACGACTTGTTCAATTTGAATCAGACGATTTTGAACAGTTTACGGAAACGGATTTGGAAAATCTCAATAAATATATAAAGGATATCCTGAAATACTATTTGAAAAGTGCCAGTTATAAAGCGGCTTATTCATTGATTCCATCTGATACCGATGTTCTTGCATTAGAGAAGGAAATAAAGACAGTGGGGAAAATGAAAAAAGGAGAGACCTTTGCCGATAAAAAGCCGGAGATTATCCAAGAGATAAAGGAGCAGTTACCAAAGCTCAAAGAAGCAATAGATTTTTGTGAAAGTTCTCAAGGGAAAAAATATTTGGCAGCGAAAAATGTCATTTATACAGTGATAAAAAATGGTTGGAATGGTGTTTCTTTTTTGAATCCACAAACCAAAATTCCTGATATGTACGTAGATTATGCTGCAACCTTTGTTCAGCCGGCGAAAGTATATTTGGAAGAAAATGAGGAGGAGCAAACGAAGTATAAATATCATTGTGCCAACTGTAACCGCAAAATTAAGGACCTAAAAAACGATGTAAGCTTTTTAAATGCGACGGGTTTCGATGTGTCAAGAAAAGCAGGGCATGTCTGGGATTCTTTTAACGATACAGCAGTTTGTCCGTTGTGCAAACTTGTCTATTCCTGTGTGTCAGCAGGCTTTACCTATGTATACAATGATGGGATGTTTATCAATGCAAGTACAAATTTGGATGATCTTTACAGAATGAACTATACCTTGAAGCATGAGACGTTAAATGCCGGCGGTGAAAATATTTCGGAGGTGTCGCCTTATCGTGCACTCATTCAAAATTTACAGAAGAAGGATCTGCAGGAGCAAAAGCAACAATTGGAGGATGTCACGTTAGTCAGGTATGAGAATGAAACCTATCGCTTCAATATTTTACCAACCAACAGTTTAAGAACGATTGAGCTGGCTAATAAGCAGTTGGAAGTGTTGATCCCAACAGGGTTTAAGGAAATCAATACCAATTTCAGGATCTATAAATTAGTCCTGCAATCGCTGTTTAATCAGGAAAATCTATTCTATCTGATTCATAAGCTGCTGTATTTCAAGCTGACAAATGTAGGAAATCTCTATTATCAGCCATTTCATGTCAGGAATATCATTGAGATAAACAGTATTTTTCTAGGAGGATTGAATCATATGACAGAGGAAAAAACGAAAACATTGCCTGGAGACATCTCATGGAGGGTCAATCATTTAGGGGAGAAGTTCAAGGCAGAGTACAGTGCACGATTTAATGAAAATAAATTGATCACGATTGCTCATCAAATGCTAGGTGCACTAAAAATCAATAATAGAGATCGATTCATGGATGTTTTATTGAATTGTTATTCGTATATCAACAAGCCTGTGCCAAAGACATTACTAGATGTATTTTCAAGTGATGAAAATTTTAAAACGATCGGTTATAGCTTTGTGGCAGGAATCATTGGAAAAACGGAAAAAACAACTGAGGAGGAAAAATAG
- the cas2 gene encoding CRISPR-associated endonuclease Cas2, with protein sequence MYIILIYDIPLENKGARVSRNVFKICKKYLSHVQKSVFEGELSLGLLKQLEAELAEWIRTDTDSIIVFKSRNKRWLEKEFWGAEDDLTSNFF encoded by the coding sequence ATGTATATTATCTTGATTTATGACATTCCTTTAGAGAATAAGGGAGCACGAGTATCTCGTAATGTTTTCAAAATCTGTAAAAAGTATCTCTCACATGTACAAAAGTCTGTGTTTGAGGGGGAGCTTAGTTTGGGTTTATTGAAACAACTAGAAGCTGAGTTAGCTGAATGGATCAGAACAGATACTGATTCTATCATCGTTTTTAAGAGCCGTAATAAACGTTGGTTGGAAAAAGAGTTTTGGGGAGCAGAAGATGATTTGACTTCCAATTTCTTCTAA
- the cas3 gene encoding CRISPR-associated helicase Cas3': MHKNEYLAKSNGETIIEHTQNLLDNLSILRSFYKDDLFVEEEILWNALFDVCRCHDLGKMGPKFQKKLHGPYDPSEIPHGVLSTAFIATKEWKNVYGKNLTIAMVHAIAYHHERKLEQFAQTDLKNEIELLKREIENFDFAALKLSQRNGVKAVSGRYFDLDDGRLLEEDNPEAFRYFVLLKGLLNRLDYAASGYYKVELANDFLSDSMAGLLKDWQKGNIGSNWNELQRYMLNHQEENVVVIAQTGMGKTEAGLLWLGNRKGFFTLPLKSAINAIYQRIITSIVKENQQTRVGMLHSDTYAHYLKGVEGHSFDWEVEEYFQRTKGLSMPLTICTLDQLFDFVFKYAGSEMKIATLSYSKVIIDEIQMYSSDLLSYLILGLRTIQSYGGKFAVLTATLPSFLLELMRKQGIEFTQPDHPFVDDSFVRHSLSICQEPINIKQIKEQYKENKILVICNTVRKAVEIFDQLSEHFGQDVHLLHSRFIKKDRAKKETAIFQMGQRTSSESGIWVTTQIVEASLDIDFDLLFTELSDLNGLFQRMGRCYRKRALSMSAYPNCYVYTGGDGVCSGVGPIIDPFIFELSKQALCQLGNGVLTESEKAELIGENYTSKKLKDSAYYENIVQNIAYMDALYDFEFEKKEVQQIFRNIQNITSIPKCVYEENHLIIEENKGILAKKINSKMTDSEKKELKRAKTNARTVLASYSVDLPLRELNEKQLERQMLNKYETLNILSCDYDERRGVQLKKYKEKDELTEVEIEDNFF, translated from the coding sequence ATGCATAAAAATGAGTATCTGGCAAAATCTAACGGGGAAACAATCATAGAGCATACACAAAATTTATTAGATAATCTCAGTATTTTACGAAGTTTTTATAAGGATGATCTGTTTGTAGAGGAAGAAATTCTTTGGAATGCCTTGTTTGACGTTTGTCGTTGTCATGATTTAGGAAAAATGGGACCGAAATTTCAAAAAAAATTACATGGTCCCTACGATCCATCAGAGATTCCTCATGGTGTACTGAGTACAGCATTCATTGCTACAAAAGAATGGAAAAATGTTTACGGGAAAAACCTGACAATTGCTATGGTGCATGCCATTGCTTATCATCATGAAAGAAAGCTAGAGCAGTTTGCCCAGACCGATTTGAAAAATGAAATCGAGCTGTTGAAACGTGAAATCGAAAACTTTGATTTTGCTGCATTAAAGCTCTCCCAAAGGAATGGGGTAAAGGCGGTAAGCGGCCGTTATTTCGATCTTGATGACGGAAGACTTTTGGAGGAGGATAATCCGGAAGCGTTCCGCTACTTTGTCCTTCTGAAAGGATTATTGAATCGTCTCGATTACGCTGCCAGTGGTTATTACAAGGTAGAGCTAGCAAATGATTTCTTGAGTGATTCTATGGCTGGTTTGCTAAAGGACTGGCAGAAAGGCAACATTGGGAGCAATTGGAACGAGCTGCAACGATATATGTTGAATCATCAGGAAGAGAATGTTGTTGTAATAGCTCAGACTGGTATGGGGAAAACAGAAGCAGGTCTATTATGGCTGGGGAACAGGAAAGGTTTCTTTACGTTGCCATTAAAATCAGCAATCAATGCCATTTATCAACGTATAATAACAAGCATTGTAAAAGAAAATCAGCAAACTAGGGTGGGGATGCTACATTCAGATACCTATGCTCATTATTTAAAAGGCGTGGAAGGTCATAGCTTCGACTGGGAGGTAGAAGAATATTTTCAGAGAACCAAAGGCCTATCTATGCCTCTAACTATCTGTACACTAGATCAGCTCTTTGATTTTGTTTTCAAATATGCCGGGTCAGAGATGAAAATCGCAACATTATCCTACTCTAAAGTAATCATTGATGAAATCCAAATGTACTCTTCAGATTTGTTGTCCTATTTGATTTTAGGCTTACGTACGATCCAGTCATATGGTGGGAAATTTGCGGTTCTGACTGCGACACTGCCCAGCTTCTTATTGGAATTAATGAGAAAACAGGGAATAGAGTTTACACAACCGGACCATCCATTCGTAGATGACTCATTCGTTCGACATTCTTTAAGCATCTGTCAGGAACCCATTAATATTAAGCAGATAAAAGAACAGTATAAAGAAAATAAGATACTGGTTATATGTAATACCGTCCGCAAAGCAGTGGAGATATTTGACCAACTTTCAGAACATTTTGGTCAGGATGTCCATCTGCTCCACAGTCGCTTCATTAAAAAGGATCGAGCTAAGAAAGAAACAGCAATTTTTCAGATGGGTCAAAGGACTAGTAGTGAATCTGGAATTTGGGTCACTACGCAGATTGTGGAAGCTTCTTTGGATATTGATTTCGATTTACTATTTACAGAGCTGTCGGATTTGAATGGTTTGTTTCAACGTATGGGTCGTTGTTACAGAAAAAGAGCCCTTTCTATGAGTGCATATCCGAATTGCTACGTTTATACAGGAGGTGATGGAGTATGCAGTGGAGTAGGACCAATAATTGATCCATTTATTTTTGAACTTTCTAAGCAGGCACTTTGTCAGTTGGGCAATGGTGTTCTCACAGAATCAGAAAAGGCGGAACTGATTGGTGAAAATTATACCTCTAAGAAACTGAAGGATAGTGCTTATTATGAAAACATCGTGCAGAATATAGCATATATGGATGCATTGTATGACTTTGAATTTGAGAAAAAAGAAGTTCAACAGATATTTAGAAATATTCAAAATATTACCAGTATTCCCAAATGTGTTTATGAGGAAAATCATTTAATTATAGAAGAAAATAAAGGAATTTTAGCTAAAAAAATAAATAGTAAGATGACAGACAGTGAGAAAAAAGAGTTGAAAAGAGCAAAGACGAACGCTCGAACAGTCTTGGCTTCTTATTCGGTAGATCTACCTTTACGTGAGTTGAACGAGAAACAGTTGGAAAGACAGATGTTGAACAAATACGAAACTTTAAATATACTCTCATGTGATTACGATGAACGACGGGGTGTTCAACTAAAAAAATACAAAGAAAAAGATGAATTAACAGAGGTAGAAATAGAAGACAACTTTTTCTAA
- the cas4 gene encoding CRISPR-associated protein Cas4 encodes MRITGTMFSYYYICRRKLWLFANHIQFESGNENVQLGKVLDQTSYSREEKHILIDETIQVDFIQNWQILHEVKKSTAMEEAAMWQVKYYLYYLEQKGIEVEKGILDYPKLKIRKEVILSEKDRERIPKILTDIQRIADSSIPEPLVKNKICKKCAYYEYCFI; translated from the coding sequence ATGAGAATTACCGGAACAATGTTTTCTTATTACTATATTTGCCGAAGAAAACTATGGCTGTTTGCCAATCATATTCAATTTGAATCTGGAAATGAAAATGTGCAATTGGGGAAAGTCTTAGATCAAACGAGTTACTCCAGAGAAGAGAAGCATATTTTGATTGATGAAACGATTCAAGTGGATTTCATTCAGAATTGGCAAATTCTTCATGAAGTTAAGAAAAGTACTGCAATGGAAGAAGCTGCAATGTGGCAGGTAAAGTATTATCTCTATTACTTAGAGCAGAAAGGCATAGAAGTTGAAAAAGGAATTCTTGATTATCCTAAGTTAAAAATCAGAAAAGAGGTCATTTTGTCTGAGAAAGACAGAGAGAGGATTCCAAAGATTTTAACAGATATTCAACGAATTGCAGATTCTTCTATTCCAGAACCGTTAGTCAAAAATAAGATTTGTAAAAAATGCGCGTACTATGAATATTGTTTTATTTAA
- the cas6 gene encoding CRISPR-associated endoribonuclease Cas6, producing the protein MRFKIVCDVSDQVVPLDYRRKILSMIKKGLESTDKEKYQELYESNKFKEFTFSAYFGQAVFQKNVIQLKDNKLILNISTANTELAFYLYNCLTSLRFKKLDWGNGLSVKIQSVSRVPQQSIIEDCAILKTLSPIVVRDHNKETNKDWFYSFEAPEFLEILKRNMVSSLVPILGDYIRYDIEELKLEPINMKKTVARFYDRQVECSLGRFSLSGKPHLLNYLAQSGIGSLTGSGFGMCELQ; encoded by the coding sequence TTGCGATTTAAAATTGTTTGTGACGTTTCTGATCAGGTAGTCCCGCTAGATTATCGCAGGAAGATTCTTTCCATGATAAAAAAAGGATTAGAATCCACGGATAAAGAAAAGTATCAGGAGTTGTATGAGTCCAATAAGTTTAAGGAATTTACTTTTTCAGCCTATTTCGGACAAGCGGTATTTCAAAAAAACGTAATTCAGCTGAAGGATAATAAACTCATTCTTAACATTTCTACAGCGAATACGGAGTTAGCCTTCTACCTGTATAATTGCCTGACAAGTTTGAGGTTTAAAAAATTGGATTGGGGAAATGGATTGTCAGTCAAAATTCAAAGTGTTTCCAGAGTCCCGCAGCAATCAATAATAGAGGATTGTGCAATTTTGAAAACGCTGTCTCCAATTGTTGTAAGGGACCATAATAAAGAAACTAATAAAGATTGGTTCTATTCGTTTGAAGCACCTGAATTTTTAGAGATATTAAAACGAAACATGGTGTCCAGTCTTGTTCCGATTCTGGGTGATTATATTCGCTATGATATTGAAGAACTGAAGCTGGAGCCCATTAACATGAAAAAGACCGTTGCCCGTTTCTATGATCGCCAAGTAGAATGTTCGCTTGGGCGTTTCAGCTTGAGTGGAAAGCCGCATTTACTGAATTATTTGGCGCAATCTGGCATTGGATCACTTACGGGAAGCGGCTTTGGGATGTGTGAGCTACAGTAG
- the cas1b gene encoding type I-B CRISPR-associated endonuclease Cas1b, with product MPESYFLFSSGELRRKDNVVRLTAEDGRFKDLKIETTRDIYLFGEVNTNTKCLNYLSEKKIPVHLFNYYGYYTGTFYPREQHVSGNLLIQQVTYYSEKQKRLLIAQKIIEAACHNILRNLRYYQQRGKDLESSISEIRHLERQICKTEAIDELMGIEGNIRKIYYSSWPIIINQKIEFKKRVKRPPDNMINALISYANTFMYTVCLSELYVTQLNPTISYLHSASERRFSLSLDIAEVFKPLLVDRLIFSLLNKNMITEKDFDKESNFCYMKPAGQQKFLKAFHDRLEETIKHRSLGRNVSYRRLIRLEGYKVIKHLMNEKEYEGFKIWW from the coding sequence ATGCCGGAAAGCTATTTTCTTTTCTCCAGTGGAGAACTAAGACGTAAAGATAATGTTGTTCGATTAACGGCTGAAGATGGTCGTTTTAAGGATTTAAAAATAGAAACTACCAGAGATATCTATTTGTTTGGAGAAGTAAACACGAATACGAAGTGCCTGAATTATTTATCTGAAAAGAAAATCCCTGTTCATCTGTTTAACTATTATGGGTATTATACAGGTACTTTCTATCCAAGAGAGCAGCATGTATCAGGAAATTTGTTGATTCAACAGGTCACATATTACTCAGAAAAGCAAAAGCGTTTGCTGATTGCCCAAAAAATCATTGAGGCCGCCTGTCATAATATTTTGAGGAATTTGCGTTATTATCAGCAACGTGGTAAGGATTTAGAAAGTTCTATTTCTGAGATAAGACATCTGGAGCGACAAATCTGCAAGACGGAAGCAATAGACGAATTAATGGGGATCGAGGGGAATATCCGGAAGATTTATTATTCTAGTTGGCCAATCATTATCAATCAAAAAATAGAGTTTAAAAAAAGAGTAAAGAGACCACCAGATAACATGATTAACGCACTGATTTCTTATGCGAATACCTTTATGTATACGGTGTGTTTAAGTGAATTGTATGTGACTCAGTTGAATCCAACAATCAGCTATCTTCACAGTGCTAGTGAGAGACGCTTTTCTTTGTCTTTAGATATTGCAGAAGTATTCAAGCCATTACTTGTAGATCGTTTGATATTTTCTTTGCTGAACAAAAACATGATTACAGAAAAAGATTTCGATAAAGAATCCAATTTTTGTTATATGAAACCAGCTGGGCAACAAAAATTCTTAAAAGCTTTTCATGATCGGTTAGAAGAAACAATCAAGCATAGATCTTTAGGTAGAAATGTAAGCTATCGTCGTTTGATTCGTTTAGAAGGCTATAAAGTTATCAAGCATTTGATGAATGAAAAAGAGTATGAAGGGTTTAAAATCTGGTGGTAG
- the cas5b gene encoding type I-B CRISPR-associated protein Cas5b, translated as MVNYKKPMSFQLKETYPLPPFSTVIGMVHKLCGYTEYHEMDIGVQGKYFSKTNDLATRYEFKNGMSYEAGRHNVKVGDYGVSQGISTTELLVDVELLIHIVPKNPALLEEIQRALLLPKEYPSLGRREDLAIIDEVKVVSLESKEVEEDTHFQHGYSYYIPETVYKNARAKEDYSIRKKYSPAPGTRYILTKKYTLENVGSAKNPRYFRRWEKKTVVYASNLKVLEEGTALFDEDGFLVFPI; from the coding sequence ATGGTGAATTACAAAAAGCCAATGAGCTTCCAACTGAAAGAAACCTATCCTCTGCCTCCCTTTTCCACAGTTATTGGGATGGTACACAAGCTTTGTGGCTATACTGAATATCATGAGATGGACATCGGTGTTCAGGGGAAATATTTTTCAAAAACCAATGATTTGGCGACTCGGTATGAGTTTAAAAATGGCATGAGCTATGAAGCGGGACGCCACAACGTCAAAGTAGGCGACTACGGTGTATCACAGGGGATTTCTACAACAGAGCTGCTTGTCGACGTTGAGCTACTCATTCACATTGTGCCAAAAAATCCGGCTCTCTTAGAGGAAATACAGCGTGCTTTACTGCTTCCAAAAGAATATCCATCGCTTGGGAGGCGAGAAGACCTCGCAATCATTGATGAAGTAAAGGTTGTCTCGTTGGAGAGCAAAGAGGTCGAAGAGGATACGCATTTTCAACATGGCTACAGCTATTACATTCCGGAAACAGTTTATAAAAATGCTCGAGCTAAAGAGGATTATTCGATTCGAAAAAAATACAGCCCTGCACCAGGAACGCGCTATATTCTGACAAAAAAATATACATTGGAGAATGTTGGTAGCGCTAAGAATCCCCGATATTTTAGAAGATGGGAAAAGAAAACCGTTGTTTATGCCTCTAATTTGAAGGTTCTTGAAGAAGGTACGGCACTTTTTGACGAGGATGGTTTCTTAGTATTTCCCATATGA
- a CDS encoding LPXTG cell wall anchor domain-containing protein gives MKKKWILGIGLLLSMSMVAPCQVMAESTVNSSEQSEVVNNEGTGGQTDELKAVEETEGGAGTQNVQGNEMKETDEADTTKKTENDAANELKIWDVIYDEEKDQITGKTEPNAHVMVVHVDTGNSNGGVFVADADGNFTCINSMAGVNRFEAYLNGRTSAPYDIEVVKKKVNVSLNIVNVTYDIKTKTIHGLTAPNATVYTYLPSTGGQGMVKVDEYGQFSVTDQFKPGTEVVLTAQDSAGSKGEPFSFMIPSEDVMNALKIRDVYYDHAAKKLTGKTAPNATVYASIVDGGQGMFQADANGNFEIKEEFKPGTVIRIGAYLDGVYSENVEYTIPEAPTSETTTTSVEKAATKPDGKKGFPKTGTTVNLALSIVGGLAVLVAGVLIITRRLAGRKG, from the coding sequence ATGAAAAAAAAGTGGATTTTGGGTATTGGGTTATTGCTAAGTATGAGTATGGTTGCTCCGTGTCAAGTGATGGCGGAATCAACAGTGAACAGCAGCGAGCAGTCTGAGGTCGTGAATAATGAGGGAACTGGTGGGCAGACAGATGAGCTAAAAGCAGTAGAAGAAACAGAGGGTGGCGCTGGAACTCAGAATGTTCAAGGAAATGAGATGAAAGAAACTGATGAAGCTGACACAACGAAAAAAACGGAAAACGATGCAGCGAATGAATTGAAGATCTGGGATGTCATCTATGATGAAGAGAAGGATCAGATTACTGGAAAAACAGAGCCGAATGCACATGTGATGGTTGTCCATGTAGATACTGGCAATTCAAATGGTGGGGTATTTGTTGCAGACGCTGACGGTAACTTCACGTGTATTAACTCGATGGCTGGAGTGAATCGCTTTGAAGCATATCTAAATGGGAGAACAAGCGCTCCATATGATATTGAAGTAGTGAAGAAGAAAGTGAACGTATCGTTGAATATTGTGAATGTTACCTACGATATTAAGACAAAGACAATTCATGGTTTAACGGCTCCAAATGCAACAGTTTATACCTATCTTCCAAGTACTGGTGGTCAAGGGATGGTCAAAGTAGACGAATATGGTCAGTTCAGTGTGACCGATCAGTTTAAACCAGGTACAGAGGTCGTTCTGACAGCTCAGGACAGCGCAGGAAGTAAAGGGGAACCATTCAGCTTTATGATTCCTTCTGAAGATGTTATGAACGCGTTGAAAATAAGAGATGTGTATTATGATCACGCAGCAAAGAAACTAACTGGAAAGACGGCTCCAAATGCAACAGTTTATGCGTCGATTGTTGATGGGGGTCAAGGGATGTTTCAGGCAGATGCAAATGGAAATTTTGAAATAAAAGAAGAGTTCAAACCAGGAACGGTGATTCGTATAGGTGCCTATTTAGATGGTGTATACAGTGAGAATGTTGAGTACACGATTCCGGAAGCACCGACAAGTGAGACGACCACGACATCTGTGGAAAAGGCAGCAACAAAGCCGGATGGTAAAAAAGGATTTCCTAAGACAGGTACAACTGTGAATCTGGCCCTTTCGATTGTTGGTGGGCTAGCCGTGCTAGTTGCGGGAGTGCTAATTATTACACGAAGACTTGCTGGAAGAAAAGGCTAG
- the cas7i gene encoding type I-B CRISPR-associated protein Cas7/Cst2/DevR encodes MKAKGLAVTIIFQAESANYGESLGNISALKKISRDRGEQYTYISRQALRYNMMEQIGEKPAPVVAEGSGEKKVIQFDPSATITDYPEIDFFGYLKTEKKTSGKKRSAKVRLSNAISLETYKGDLDFLTNKGQADKLSENMNIAQAEIHRSYYRYTITMDLEQIGMDDVYDITLANEEKARRVNQLLHTIAFLYRDIRGRREDLKPLFIIGGLYDVKNPVFQNAVDVKENKIIVSKIEGVLGYPEIEMDTEIGIVDGQFDNDGEIKEKLQTVSVPQFFADLTKKVTEYYATSH; translated from the coding sequence ATGAAAGCAAAAGGGTTGGCAGTAACAATTATTTTTCAGGCAGAAAGTGCAAATTATGGCGAGTCATTAGGAAATATCAGTGCATTGAAAAAAATCTCAAGAGACAGGGGAGAACAATATACGTACATTTCACGTCAGGCGCTGAGATACAATATGATGGAGCAAATTGGTGAAAAACCGGCTCCTGTCGTTGCTGAAGGAAGTGGGGAGAAAAAAGTCATTCAGTTTGATCCAAGTGCTACGATTACGGATTATCCTGAAATTGATTTCTTCGGCTATTTGAAAACGGAGAAAAAGACTTCCGGGAAGAAACGTTCGGCGAAAGTGCGCTTATCCAATGCGATTTCTCTGGAAACCTATAAAGGGGACTTAGATTTTTTGACGAACAAAGGTCAGGCAGACAAGCTGTCAGAAAACATGAATATTGCGCAGGCAGAAATTCACCGTTCATATTACCGCTATACTATCACAATGGATTTAGAGCAGATTGGTATGGATGATGTGTACGATATCACATTAGCCAATGAAGAGAAAGCCAGAAGAGTCAATCAACTTCTCCATACTATTGCCTTTTTGTATCGTGATATTCGTGGACGCAGGGAAGATTTAAAGCCGTTGTTCATTATTGGAGGACTTTACGATGTGAAAAATCCAGTCTTCCAAAACGCAGTAGATGTCAAGGAGAACAAAATCATTGTCTCAAAAATCGAAGGTGTTTTAGGGTATCCGGAAATTGAAATGGATACAGAAATCGGGATCGTAGATGGTCAGTTTGATAATGACGGGGAAATCAAAGAGAAGCTTCAAACTGTTTCAGTCCCTCAATTTTTTGCGGATCTGACGAAGAAAGTGACTGAGTATTATGCAACAAGCCATTAG